The proteins below are encoded in one region of Candidatus Omnitrophota bacterium:
- a CDS encoding helix-turn-helix domain-containing protein — translation MENGYYETYTVREIAKQFKVHPYTVRRLARRKKIPAFRFGGQWRFHKLDIERWAASYPISIKPLPVFSPLDISSHVR, via the coding sequence ATGGAAAACGGTTACTACGAGACATATACAGTGCGAGAGATCGCCAAGCAGTTTAAAGTCCATCCCTACACTGTCCGAAGACTGGCAAGGCGGAAGAAGATCCCCGCCTTTCGATTCGGCGGCCAGTGGAGATTTCATAAACTCGACATCGAGCGATGGGCAGCGTCCTACCCCATAAGTATCAAACCTCTGCCGGTGTTCTCACCACTCGATATAAGCAGCCATGTTCGCTAA
- a CDS encoding helix-turn-helix transcriptional regulator, producing MSKIGASHMDIVKKLELYRLENKITQQALAKELDVAFSTVSRWFNGKTVPSKIQQYHVEKYLRKKVGV from the coding sequence ATGTCAAAGATAGGAGCCTCACACATGGATATCGTAAAAAAATTAGAGCTGTATCGCTTGGAGAATAAGATTACCCAGCAGGCATTGGCTAAAGAGCTTGACGTAGCCTTTTCTACTGTCAGTAGGTGGTTTAACGGCAAGACAGTTCCCAGCAAAATTCAGCAGTATCATGTAGAAAAGTATCTGAGGAAGAAGGTGGGAGTATGA
- a CDS encoding ATP-binding protein: MKFTESEIVELKTSTSELKEAIISLGAMLNKHGKGTVYFGIGDNGAVLGQQIGKSTIKDVSKAISDWIEPKVYPDIQAKKIQGKDCIVVKASGHDVVYSARGRYYLRMGEEDKKLSVDELRHLVEKKNNYAYSWGAELSNFSLSKVSVATVKKFVEKGRKAGRIEYAYDSAHNVLNKIHLLKGKRLLNAGRALFCEDSGVEVQAAVFAGKDKTTFVDIQSFRGPLFSLIERCEVYAKEHINWRADLSGSTRVEIPEVPVRAMKEAIINSLCHRDFYNPKTNEIAIYRDRIEIYNPGQFPFDHDPDEFIAGHGKSYPRNPLIAEAFYLAKDIERWGSGLRRIKEECDAAGVKVAFEKVSTGFQVTFYRSEADTTPQKGGETGEKTRVETRVETRVEIIKIMKENPRVTVGDIAKATGLTIKGVEWNIKDLKQKGLIKRIGPNKGGHWEVVTQ; encoded by the coding sequence ATGAAATTCACAGAAAGCGAAATCGTAGAGCTCAAAACATCGACATCAGAGCTCAAAGAGGCGATCATTTCATTGGGGGCCATGTTGAACAAGCATGGCAAGGGCACAGTTTATTTCGGCATCGGTGATAATGGTGCCGTTTTGGGACAACAGATCGGCAAATCAACCATAAAAGATGTTTCAAAAGCCATCAGTGATTGGATTGAACCCAAGGTTTATCCTGATATTCAGGCCAAGAAAATACAAGGCAAGGACTGTATTGTTGTTAAAGCCAGCGGACATGATGTCGTGTATTCGGCCCGCGGACGATACTATTTACGGATGGGAGAGGAAGATAAGAAACTTTCGGTTGATGAACTAAGGCATCTGGTTGAAAAGAAAAATAACTATGCCTATTCATGGGGTGCTGAGCTTTCTAATTTTTCACTATCAAAGGTTAGCGTTGCGACGGTTAAGAAGTTTGTTGAGAAAGGCCGCAAGGCCGGACGTATTGAATACGCTTATGATTCGGCGCATAACGTCCTTAATAAAATTCACCTACTCAAGGGTAAAAGATTGCTTAACGCGGGTCGGGCGCTATTTTGTGAAGACAGTGGTGTTGAAGTTCAAGCGGCTGTCTTTGCCGGTAAAGATAAAACGACATTCGTCGATATTCAGAGTTTTCGCGGGCCTCTTTTTAGTTTGATCGAACGGTGCGAAGTTTACGCCAAAGAACACATTAACTGGCGCGCTGATCTTTCCGGTAGCACAAGGGTGGAAATCCCGGAGGTTCCCGTCCGTGCTATGAAGGAAGCTATTATCAATTCCCTTTGCCACAGAGATTTTTATAATCCTAAAACGAACGAGATCGCTATTTATCGAGATAGGATCGAAATTTATAACCCCGGCCAGTTTCCTTTTGACCATGATCCGGACGAGTTCATCGCAGGTCATGGTAAAAGCTATCCCAGAAACCCACTGATTGCGGAAGCTTTTTATCTGGCTAAGGATATTGAGCGGTGGGGGTCAGGCTTGCGGCGTATCAAGGAAGAATGCGATGCCGCGGGTGTGAAGGTTGCCTTCGAGAAGGTATCTACCGGCTTTCAGGTGACGTTTTATCGGTCAGAAGCCGACACTACCCCTCAAAAGGGCGGAGAAACTGGGGAAAAAACTAGGGTAGAAACTAGGGTAGAAACTAGGGTAGAAATAATCAAAATTATGAAAGAAAATCCTCGCGTTACAGTAGGAGATATTGCGAAGGCGACGGGATTGACCATAAAAGGCGTTGAGTGGAACATCAAGGATCTTAAGCAGAAAGGCTTGATTAAGCGTATCGGACCTAATAAGGGCGGCCATTGGGAAGTGGTGACGCAATAA
- a CDS encoding metallophosphoesterase translates to MNYWWTSDYHFSHFNIIRYCKRPFETAEEMNETIIRKHNERVKPDDTVFFLGDFIFKGGKEGGVEKYRQFEKRLNGKFIFIKGNHDRHNSLNTIISKMYIHYGSKDICMTHRAEDADPNVPWNFCGHVHEKYKVKRLNENSIIVNLCVEVWDYYPVAFKQISSVIATFIKEEKNGVSQDQI, encoded by the coding sequence ATGAACTATTGGTGGACATCAGATTATCACTTTTCGCATTTTAATATCATTCGCTATTGCAAGAGGCCTTTTGAGACGGCTGAAGAAATGAATGAAACGATCATCCGCAAGCATAATGAGCGGGTTAAGCCGGACGATACAGTTTTCTTTCTGGGCGACTTCATCTTTAAAGGTGGGAAAGAAGGTGGTGTAGAGAAATACCGGCAGTTCGAAAAGAGGCTGAATGGTAAGTTTATTTTCATCAAAGGCAACCACGACCGGCATAACAGCCTCAATACGATTATCTCGAAGATGTATATTCATTATGGCTCTAAGGATATTTGCATGACGCACCGGGCCGAGGACGCGGACCCGAATGTGCCATGGAATTTCTGCGGGCACGTTCATGAGAAGTATAAGGTGAAACGTTTGAACGAGAATTCCATAATAGTGAACCTTTGTGTTGAGGTGTGGGATTATTATCCGGTCGCGTTTAAACAGATCAGTTCCGTGATTGCAACATTCATAAAGGAAGAGAAAAATGGTGTGTCGCAGGATCAGATATAA
- a CDS encoding class I SAM-dependent DNA methyltransferase — MAKNKNTNGDLNFEPKLWQTADKMRNNMDAAEYKHVVLGLIFLKYISDAFSELYQKLAGTKGADAEDPDEYRAENVFYVPKKARWDYLQKNAKQPTIGKFIDDAMDEIEKDNSTLKGVLPKNYARPALDKQRLGELIDLIGTIGLGDKENRSKDILGRVYEYFLGQFADAEGKKGGQFYTPRSIVRLLVEMLEPYKGRVFDPCCGSGGMFVQGEKFVQIHGGRIGDIAVYGQESNQTTWRLCKMNLAIRGIDANIAWNNEGSFLNDAHKDLKADFVIANPPFNDSDWKGELLREDIRWKYGTPPMGNANFAWVQHFIHHLSPTGLAGFVLANGAMSSNASGEGDIRKSIIEADIVDCMVALPSQLFYNTMIPACLWFIVRDKKNHKFRDRRGETLFIDARNMGAMIDRRHRELTDDDITKVVGTYHAWRSKGGKYKDIAGFCKSAKLSEIQKHGHILTPGRYVGAAEVAEDDEVFENKMKRLTGELSEQFKQSDKLEAEIKKNLKGLGYEI, encoded by the coding sequence ATGGCAAAAAATAAGAATACAAATGGTGATTTGAACTTTGAGCCGAAGCTGTGGCAGACGGCTGATAAGATGCGTAATAACATGGACGCTGCCGAATATAAGCATGTGGTGTTAGGGCTTATCTTCCTTAAATATATATCAGATGCCTTCAGTGAGCTTTATCAGAAATTAGCTGGTACCAAAGGCGCGGACGCTGAGGATCCGGACGAATACAGGGCCGAAAACGTATTCTACGTCCCAAAAAAGGCCCGATGGGATTATCTGCAGAAAAACGCGAAACAGCCCACCATTGGCAAGTTTATTGATGATGCAATGGATGAAATCGAGAAGGATAACTCCACCCTGAAAGGCGTTCTTCCTAAAAACTATGCCCGGCCGGCCCTTGATAAACAGCGTCTCGGAGAACTCATCGACCTTATTGGGACAATTGGCCTTGGTGACAAAGAAAATCGAAGCAAGGACATCTTGGGCCGTGTATATGAGTATTTCCTGGGCCAATTTGCGGATGCGGAGGGCAAGAAAGGCGGACAATTCTATACTCCGCGCAGTATAGTGCGCTTGCTTGTCGAAATGCTCGAGCCATATAAAGGTCGGGTATTTGATCCATGCTGCGGATCGGGCGGCATGTTCGTCCAAGGCGAGAAATTTGTGCAGATACATGGTGGCCGAATTGGCGATATTGCCGTATATGGACAGGAATCAAACCAAACAACATGGCGTCTTTGCAAAATGAATCTTGCTATTCGTGGTATCGATGCCAACATCGCATGGAACAACGAAGGCAGCTTCTTAAATGACGCTCACAAGGACCTTAAGGCCGACTTTGTCATCGCTAACCCTCCGTTTAACGACAGCGACTGGAAGGGCGAACTTTTACGCGAAGATATTCGCTGGAAATATGGGACGCCACCTATGGGCAATGCAAACTTTGCATGGGTTCAACACTTCATTCATCATCTTTCACCCACAGGGCTGGCTGGCTTTGTCTTGGCTAATGGCGCTATGTCGTCTAACGCTTCAGGTGAAGGCGATATCAGAAAAAGTATCATAGAAGCAGATATCGTGGATTGTATGGTGGCCCTACCCTCACAGCTTTTCTATAACACTATGATACCGGCATGTCTTTGGTTTATCGTGCGTGATAAGAAAAATCACAAATTCAGAGATCGACGCGGTGAAACACTTTTTATCGACGCTCGCAATATGGGCGCCATGATCGACCGCAGGCACCGCGAACTTACGGACGACGATATTACCAAGGTCGTTGGCACATATCATGCTTGGCGTAGCAAGGGTGGTAAATATAAGGATATAGCCGGATTCTGCAAATCAGCGAAACTATCAGAAATTCAAAAGCATGGCCACATTCTCACCCCGGGCCGTTATGTGGGGGCTGCTGAGGTTGCGGAGGACGATGAGGTATTTGAAAATAAGATGAAGCGTCTCACGGGTGAGTTGTCAGAGCAGTTTAAACAATCGGATAAGCTTGAGGCAGAGATCAAAAAGAATCTCAAAGGCTTAGGATATGAAATTTGA
- a CDS encoding restriction endonuclease subunit S yields the protein MNKNFKQTKLCETPEGWDIQAIADLPIEIIDGDRGLNYPKKDEFKKQGFCLFLSTKNVPGEHFDFTEADFINEERDRLLRKGKLKKEDIVLTTRGTVGNIAYYHEQIPYEHIRINSGMVIIRNMGDKFDTGYLCHLLKSPIVKQQYLSFATGSAQPQLPIRDINKIRLTVPSILEQRAIAKILSDLDDKIELNHRMNKTLESIVQATFKRWFVDFEFPDEHGNPYKTSGGKMTDSDLDEIPDGWTVKEISDCGEIVCGKTPPTVDKDNYGNDLFFITIPDMRGQAFVIKTERKLSKKGASTQNKKELPALTICVSCIATPGLVSLTSAPSHTNQQINSIVCNKNISPFFMYYTMLYKSEEIKTMGLGGTATLNLNTGNFARIKIVVPEKTITDAFHKTATPFMEKILSNLKENESLYIIRGSLLPRLMSGKIRLGKN from the coding sequence ATGAACAAAAATTTCAAACAAACAAAACTTTGTGAAACTCCTGAAGGGTGGGATATCCAAGCCATTGCGGATTTACCCATTGAGATTATTGATGGTGATCGAGGGCTAAATTATCCTAAGAAAGATGAATTTAAAAAACAGGGGTTTTGTCTATTTCTTAGTACTAAAAATGTCCCAGGAGAACATTTTGATTTTACCGAAGCTGATTTTATTAACGAGGAACGGGATCGTCTCTTACGAAAAGGTAAATTAAAAAAAGAAGATATTGTCCTTACAACGCGTGGCACAGTAGGTAATATTGCGTATTATCATGAACAAATTCCTTACGAACACATTCGTATAAATTCTGGAATGGTTATAATTCGCAATATGGGAGACAAATTTGATACGGGTTATCTATGCCATCTTTTGAAAAGCCCTATAGTGAAACAGCAATACCTTAGCTTTGCTACTGGATCGGCACAACCACAGTTGCCGATCAGGGATATTAACAAAATTAGACTAACAGTACCTTCTATTTTAGAACAGCGTGCCATTGCCAAAATCCTTTCTGACCTTGATGATAAAATAGAACTCAATCACCGGATGAACAAAACCCTCGAATCCATCGTGCAGGCGACTTTTAAGCGGTGGTTTGTAGATTTTGAATTTCCAGATGAACATGGTAATCCATATAAAACATCTGGTGGAAAGATGACTGACTCTGATCTCGATGAGATCCCTGATGGATGGACTGTTAAGGAAATATCTGATTGCGGAGAAATTGTATGTGGAAAAACACCTCCGACGGTTGACAAAGACAATTATGGCAATGATTTATTCTTTATAACCATACCAGATATGCGCGGGCAAGCGTTTGTAATAAAAACGGAACGAAAACTCTCTAAAAAAGGAGCTTCGACGCAAAATAAAAAAGAATTGCCGGCTCTAACTATTTGCGTAAGTTGCATTGCGACCCCCGGCCTAGTTTCCTTGACCAGCGCCCCCAGCCACACAAACCAACAAATTAACAGCATTGTTTGTAATAAAAATATTAGCCCATTTTTTATGTACTACACAATGCTTTATAAGAGTGAAGAAATAAAGACTATGGGCCTTGGTGGTACCGCAACGCTAAATCTTAATACGGGAAATTTTGCGCGCATTAAAATAGTCGTACCGGAAAAGACAATCACGGACGCTTTTCATAAAACAGCAACACCTTTTATGGAAAAGATTTTGTCTAATTTGAAAGAAAATGAAAGTCTTTACATTATTCGCGGTTCTCTTTTACCAAGGTTAATGTCAGGAAAAATAAGGCTAGGTAAAAATTAA
- a CDS encoding DNA adenine methylase, with the protein MKIEQENKALNNKTITTNLSPLRYPGSKRKIALYIREILQHNKLTPDLLVEPFVGGGSISLFFIANNFVKKIIISDKDRLISSFWKVVFSNPDSINRFIQHVKINLKNFDKYKNIAKDTENYNETELAKACIFLNRTSFSGVLANPAGPLGGREQRSDYKIDCRFNRKTIVKKISCIASFKSRVIVRNGHWKDIIKYAEGWRKDNKGYKKTFIYLDPPFYLKGESLYRNYFETNQHEELSKELEKITCPWILSYDNVLQVRKLYENFKNIVYIDMPYSINSHANRIEKELIITNLSLPKVNEMSFHNKQ; encoded by the coding sequence ATGAAAATCGAGCAAGAAAATAAAGCTCTGAATAATAAAACAATAACAACCAATCTGAGCCCATTAAGGTATCCAGGTTCAAAGCGGAAGATAGCTTTGTATATTAGAGAAATCCTTCAACATAACAAGCTAACTCCCGATCTCCTTGTGGAACCATTTGTCGGTGGCGGTAGCATTTCTCTATTTTTTATTGCCAATAATTTTGTAAAAAAAATTATTATTTCAGATAAAGATAGATTAATTAGCAGTTTTTGGAAGGTAGTTTTTTCTAATCCAGACAGCATCAACCGTTTCATTCAACATGTAAAAATTAATCTTAAAAATTTTGATAAGTATAAAAATATCGCAAAAGATACTGAGAATTATAATGAAACTGAATTAGCAAAAGCATGCATTTTTCTCAACAGAACTAGCTTCTCAGGCGTTTTAGCTAATCCTGCTGGCCCTCTTGGCGGAAGAGAGCAGAGGTCGGACTACAAAATCGATTGCCGCTTTAATAGAAAAACCATCGTAAAGAAAATTAGTTGCATCGCATCTTTTAAGAGCAGGGTTATTGTTCGTAATGGCCACTGGAAAGATATAATAAAGTATGCAGAAGGTTGGCGCAAGGATAATAAGGGGTATAAAAAAACATTCATATACCTAGATCCGCCTTTCTATTTAAAAGGAGAAAGTTTATATAGAAATTATTTTGAAACCAATCAACACGAAGAACTATCTAAAGAATTGGAGAAAATAACCTGCCCATGGATTTTAAGTTATGATAATGTCTTACAAGTTAGAAAACTATATGAGAATTTTAAAAACATCGTTTATATCGACATGCCATATTCAATTAATTCGCATGCTAATAGAATTGAAAAAGAATTGATAATTACTAACTTAAGTTTGCCCAAGGTAAACGAAATGAGCTTTCATAATAAGCAATGA
- a CDS encoding S24 family peptidase, with translation MIDKATFEEDYLPIYDLQAVATSFREQTTPTIKGWKPIKGRNINKDMFIAQVVGKSMEPTIQDGSWCIFRFDRGGSRNGLVVLAESRLVSDPETSQNFTIKRYKSEKEDLGQGQWRHKRITLSPDNKTFNDIVLENVAGDDFRIVAEFIEILKIRSI, from the coding sequence GTGATCGATAAGGCGACTTTCGAAGAGGATTATTTGCCTATTTATGATTTGCAGGCGGTTGCGACATCGTTCCGAGAGCAAACCACACCAACAATTAAAGGCTGGAAGCCGATAAAGGGCCGTAATATTAATAAAGATATGTTTATCGCTCAGGTTGTCGGTAAATCTATGGAGCCAACGATACAAGATGGCAGCTGGTGTATTTTCCGTTTTGATCGTGGCGGTTCGCGCAATGGTTTGGTAGTGCTTGCCGAATCGCGGTTAGTATCTGATCCGGAAACGAGTCAAAACTTTACCATTAAGCGCTACAAGAGCGAAAAAGAAGATCTCGGCCAGGGCCAGTGGAGACATAAACGTATTACCCTATCGCCGGACAATAAGACTTTTAACGATATTGTGCTTGAAAACGTTGCCGGTGACGATTTTCGGATTGTAGCTGAATTTATAGAGATATTGAAGATTAGGAGTATTTGA
- a CDS encoding TIGR04255 family protein, giving the protein MGKVYKNAPLVEAVFEMRFPADLNIECARSNFYESIKKDFPNIFVPNAQFGQALALQPYEFKSADHKKVIRFSINSFAFHTSDYSGGFELFEEECLKYINLFIKFFKISTLNRMGLRYINRIAIMRKDGLIPIGEYLNFGFELPDSMSSDPEIFHALLINKVGDGKLRTLIQYQEVPPKNEVILLDFDYYYEDKIKAIDFPKYLTQAHKHIKEDVFKKLISENYMKALEAKG; this is encoded by the coding sequence ATGGGCAAGGTATACAAAAATGCTCCATTAGTTGAAGCGGTTTTTGAAATGCGCTTTCCCGCTGATCTAAACATAGAATGCGCCAGATCAAATTTCTATGAGAGCATAAAAAAGGATTTTCCTAACATCTTTGTCCCGAATGCTCAATTCGGACAGGCGCTTGCGCTACAACCATATGAGTTTAAGAGCGCGGATCATAAGAAAGTCATACGTTTTTCAATAAATAGCTTCGCTTTCCATACGAGTGATTACTCAGGCGGGTTTGAGCTATTCGAAGAAGAGTGTCTTAAATACATTAATCTGTTCATAAAATTCTTTAAAATCTCTACATTGAACCGCATGGGTCTTCGTTATATTAACAGAATAGCTATTATGCGCAAAGATGGCTTAATACCAATCGGTGAATACTTAAACTTTGGTTTTGAACTGCCGGACAGCATGTCAAGCGATCCAGAGATATTTCATGCGTTGCTTATTAACAAAGTGGGTGATGGTAAGTTGCGAACTCTTATTCAATATCAAGAAGTACCGCCCAAGAACGAAGTAATACTGTTAGATTTCGATTATTACTACGAGGACAAAATAAAGGCTATAGATTTCCCTAAATATCTTACGCAGGCGCATAAGCATATAAAAGAGGATGTGTTCAAGAAATTGATAAGCGAAAATTATATGAAAGCGTTAGAGGCTAAAGGATGA
- a CDS encoding helix-turn-helix domain-containing protein → MTKLFSPQELSEVLNISIETVYAWTSQKRIPYIKMGRLVRFNMDEVNKWLERQRVMPYEGEG, encoded by the coding sequence ATGACAAAATTATTTTCACCTCAAGAATTGTCCGAAGTTTTAAATATAAGCATCGAGACCGTCTATGCGTGGACGTCTCAGAAGAGGATCCCGTATATCAAAATGGGCAGGCTTGTTCGGTTTAATATGGATGAGGTGAATAAGTGGCTTGAAAGGCAGAGGGTAATGCCATATGAGGGCGAGGGATGA
- a CDS encoding site-specific integrase — MIYKRGKTWYIGYSANGRLMREAVGESRKFAELVLGKKRAEVREGRFLDVKKHAKIKFEDFAKTFVELHSKVNKRPRVAKRDEQLIKRLSGHFAGKYLYEITSKQIEEYKKVRKETKLKDKFIAAATVNRELACLKCMFNKAIEWGKADENPVRKVKLFKENNKRLRFLEREEIPKFLDSAAPHLKPILIVALFTGMRKSEILTLQWKNINFGQGIIYLLHTKNGERREVLMNDIVKKTLIAVPKNPSSPYIFCHEDGKPYLNVRKSFDAVLKKCDIIDFKFHDLRHTFASHLVMFGIDIKTVQELMGHKSIEMTLRYSHLSPDHKKRAVEILGNRISTNIAQTPKTANTSEIGESPNSLKELELVH; from the coding sequence ATGATATATAAACGAGGCAAAACATGGTACATAGGTTACTCCGCTAACGGGCGGTTGATGCGGGAAGCGGTTGGTGAGTCGCGGAAATTCGCCGAGCTTGTTCTTGGCAAGAAACGGGCCGAGGTCAGAGAGGGCCGTTTCCTCGATGTCAAGAAACACGCGAAGATCAAGTTTGAGGATTTCGCTAAGACATTTGTGGAGCTCCATTCAAAGGTTAATAAAAGGCCCAGAGTCGCCAAGAGAGACGAACAACTCATAAAACGCCTGTCCGGGCATTTCGCGGGCAAGTATCTGTACGAGATAACATCCAAGCAGATAGAAGAATATAAAAAAGTCCGTAAAGAGACTAAGCTCAAGGATAAGTTTATTGCCGCGGCGACCGTAAACAGAGAATTGGCATGTCTCAAGTGCATGTTTAATAAAGCGATCGAATGGGGCAAGGCAGATGAGAACCCTGTCCGTAAGGTGAAGTTATTTAAAGAGAATAATAAACGCTTGAGGTTTCTTGAAAGAGAAGAGATACCAAAGTTCTTGGATAGCGCGGCCCCGCATCTAAAGCCGATCCTGATAGTCGCATTATTTACCGGTATGCGTAAGTCGGAGATCCTGACTCTCCAATGGAAGAATATCAACTTTGGGCAGGGCATAATATATTTGCTCCACACTAAGAATGGCGAGCGCAGAGAAGTGCTGATGAACGATATCGTCAAAAAGACACTTATTGCCGTTCCTAAAAATCCCAGCAGCCCATATATATTCTGTCACGAGGACGGTAAGCCCTACCTGAATGTCCGAAAATCTTTTGACGCAGTTTTGAAAAAATGTGATATAATTGACTTCAAATTCCACGATCTGAGGCACACATTCGCCTCGCACCTAGTTATGTTCGGTATAGACATAAAGACAGTGCAGGAGCTGATGGGCCATAAGTCCATTGAGATGACGCTCCGCTATTCGCATCTATCGCCGGATCACAAAAAGAGGGCCGTGGAGATCTTAGGAAATAGAATTAGCACAAATATAGCACAAACGCCTAAAACGGCAAATACAAGCGAGATAGGCGAATCGCCTAACTCGTTGAAAGAATTAGAGTTAGTGCATTAA